In Methanomicrobium antiquum, one DNA window encodes the following:
- a CDS encoding exonuclease SbcCD subunit D C-terminal domain-containing protein, with protein sequence MKIIHTSDWHLGKKLYGRSRYEESELFLEWLVDTVEKESADALIISGDIFDTVSPSNRALGQYYNFLYKISASCCENVIITAGNHDSPSLLNAPKDLLKAFNVHVIGNAADNLSDEIIVLKNKNNIPDAVVCAVPYLREKDLRMVNQNESTDDKSIKMLNGIKEHYFSVVSLAEEVCKSKYSQEKIKKDDKKRLPLIVTGHLFASGGVTLSGDGVREIYIGNLERAGCDIFPSGIDYLALGHLHVPQKVFGFDNKRYSGSPVPVGFSEAKQKKMIISVEFEDDKQVIKEIYVPNFRRLLTISGNLDEIKDEIQSLNFSLFSNSDPKLTHSNITLKPWAEIIYTGNTASGDIREEILEITNESSIEVLRIKNESLSTGILTDNLEGDSLESLTEHDVFQKCLETSKTPEELWPELKQTFSEALLLLHEEDLFKD encoded by the coding sequence ATGAAAATAATACATACATCAGACTGGCATCTTGGAAAAAAACTCTATGGAAGAAGCAGATATGAAGAATCAGAACTCTTTTTGGAGTGGCTTGTAGATACAGTTGAAAAAGAGTCTGCAGATGCGCTGATAATATCAGGAGATATTTTTGACACAGTATCCCCCTCAAACCGTGCACTTGGTCAGTATTATAATTTCTTATACAAAATCTCTGCTTCATGCTGTGAAAATGTTATAATAACGGCAGGAAATCACGATTCACCATCCCTTCTGAATGCGCCAAAAGATCTCTTAAAAGCTTTTAATGTTCACGTAATCGGAAATGCGGCGGATAATTTATCTGATGAAATAATAGTTCTGAAAAATAAAAACAATATTCCTGACGCTGTTGTCTGCGCAGTTCCTTATCTTCGCGAAAAAGACCTAAGAATGGTAAATCAGAATGAAAGCACTGATGATAAATCTATTAAGATGCTAAACGGAATCAAGGAGCACTATTTTTCAGTGGTTTCACTGGCAGAAGAAGTTTGCAAAAGTAAGTACAGTCAGGAAAAAATCAAAAAAGACGATAAAAAACGTCTGCCTCTAATAGTCACAGGCCATCTTTTTGCATCCGGCGGTGTTACCCTCTCAGGCGATGGTGTCCGTGAAATTTATATCGGCAACCTTGAAAGGGCCGGATGCGACATATTTCCAAGCGGAATTGATTATCTTGCACTTGGACACCTTCACGTACCACAAAAAGTGTTTGGGTTTGACAACAAAAGATATTCAGGATCACCTGTTCCGGTCGGATTTTCCGAAGCAAAACAGAAAAAAATGATAATATCCGTTGAATTTGAAGATGATAAACAGGTAATAAAAGAAATTTATGTTCCTAATTTCCGAAGACTCCTTACAATCTCCGGAAACCTTGATGAGATAAAAGATGAAATTCAAAGCCTTAATTTTTCATTATTTTCAAATTCAGACCCTAAACTCACACATTCTAATATAACACTTAAACCATGGGCTGAGATAATTTATACAGGAAACACAGCATCCGGAGATATTCGCGAGGAAATACTTGAGATAACAAATGAATCCTCAATAGAGGTTTTAAGAATCAAAAATGAAAGTCTTTCAACCGGAATTTTAACAGACAATTTAGAAGGAGATTCTCTTGAAAGCCTGACAGAGCATGATGTTTTTCAAAAGTGTCTTGAAACATCCAAAACTCCGGAAGAACTCTGGCCTGAATTAAAACAGACATTTTCTGAGGCTCTTTTACTTCTGCATGAAGAGGATTTATTCAAAGATTAA
- a CDS encoding NEW3 domain-containing protein codes for MIFNKIKNKTNSLKRKNLFKSSASALLILMLFLTTVQPVAADESESTYQGNFQITCKFPGKVIEAGETIKYDLTISNIAGTDYAKKIRVDTFKGEEDWEFKFLSGDVEIDRIALSKGQSETIQLEVKTAGDTPVDTYQFRVSIDDAKIWLYVIIDKTHAGEDGVLKLEVVNEQGEKIKGAKVSAFLKRSSSPETSVYSTADGQVRTELDQGTYRLVIEKDGYLTREKDDVRIQSGYTEDVGTLMLERKNYGLDIDVKAPVVTAPIGDKPLFEIKLSNVGKSDDSFMLSYEDMPDGWYGRYKETSDSKSELSEVFIRAGEDKTVFFEVIPPYSVTKGDYEFSSSIKSSDGSVYETGLKSTIKGSSDLQVFSDKYLYEVTKGDTIEIPVKILNNGNGVALTNIKVEVSTPDGWKVTTSPETIPGISPGEREVVTLKVVPPSNIAASEYKITVKVLSDQEEVSDSIRVVVKESSLIGVLGILMIIIVAGGVFYMYRKHERR; via the coding sequence ATGATATTTAACAAAATAAAAAATAAAACCAATTCCTTAAAAAGGAAAAACCTTTTTAAAAGCTCTGCATCAGCACTTCTGATTCTGATGCTCTTTTTAACAACTGTACAGCCTGTCGCGGCAGATGAATCGGAATCCACATACCAGGGAAATTTTCAAATCACATGCAAATTCCCCGGAAAGGTGATAGAGGCAGGTGAAACAATAAAATACGATCTTACAATATCAAATATTGCCGGCACTGATTATGCCAAAAAGATTCGTGTAGATACATTCAAAGGAGAAGAAGACTGGGAATTTAAGTTTCTTTCAGGGGATGTCGAAATTGACAGAATTGCACTCTCAAAGGGTCAGTCAGAGACTATCCAGTTAGAGGTTAAAACTGCAGGAGATACTCCTGTTGACACATACCAGTTTCGTGTTTCAATAGATGATGCAAAAATCTGGCTTTATGTAATTATTGACAAAACCCATGCCGGCGAAGACGGGGTATTAAAGCTAGAGGTTGTAAATGAGCAGGGCGAAAAGATAAAAGGAGCTAAAGTATCGGCATTTTTAAAGAGAAGTTCAAGTCCGGAAACATCTGTTTATTCAACTGCTGACGGACAGGTGCGAACAGAACTTGATCAGGGAACATACAGGCTTGTTATTGAAAAAGACGGATATTTAACACGTGAGAAAGATGATGTCCGGATACAAAGCGGTTACACTGAGGATGTTGGAACACTGATGCTTGAGAGGAAAAATTACGGTCTTGACATTGATGTGAAAGCTCCGGTAGTAACAGCACCGATTGGAGATAAGCCTCTTTTTGAGATTAAACTTTCAAATGTCGGAAAAAGCGATGATTCTTTTATGCTCTCATACGAGGATATGCCGGACGGCTGGTACGGACGATATAAAGAGACATCTGATTCAAAAAGCGAGCTTTCAGAAGTATTTATCAGGGCAGGAGAAGACAAAACAGTTTTCTTTGAGGTAATTCCGCCCTACTCTGTAACAAAAGGTGATTATGAATTCAGCTCCTCTATCAAATCTTCAGATGGATCTGTTTACGAAACAGGACTTAAATCAACAATCAAAGGAAGCAGTGATCTCCAGGTATTCTCTGACAAATATCTCTATGAGGTAACTAAAGGAGATACCATCGAAATTCCGGTTAAAATCCTAAATAACGGAAACGGAGTTGCGCTTACAAATATTAAAGTTGAGGTATCGACTCCTGACGGCTGGAAGGTTACAACATCGCCTGAGACAATCCCCGGAATTTCTCCGGGAGAAAGAGAGGTTGTAACACTAAAAGTAGTTCCTCCATCAAACATTGCCGCATCGGAGTACAAAATAACTGTAAAAGTGCTCTCTGATCAAGAGGAGGTTTCAGACAGTATAAGAGTGGTTGTAAAAGAAAGCTCTTTAATTGGTGTTCTTGGAATTCTTATGATAATTATTGTCGCAGGCGGAGTATTTTACATGTACAGAAAGCATGAAAGAAGATGA
- a CDS encoding ABC transporter ATP-binding protein gives MIEIKNLVKEYNGVRAVDELSINISGGEIYGLLGPNGAGKSTTILMLTGLILPTSGECRIDGVEVSKNPIAVKKKIGYMPEDVGFYANLTAFENLSFFGNLYGLPQKELEDRCDELLKQVGLYGVSKTVGGYSKGMRQRLGIAKAQLNDPTVVILDEPTANLDPQGVSDYRRIIKNIAKQDKTVLVSSHILSEISKVSTKIGILQKGRLVREGSWEDFSSGIEMMNLSEIRINVETKDPMPEISHPKIISAEYKNENKTALITAKSDIREDISGFLYDKKIILKNLSLDSTTLEDAILTYYNTGVSES, from the coding sequence ATGATTGAGATAAAAAATCTTGTTAAGGAATACAATGGTGTAAGGGCCGTTGATGAATTATCCATAAATATCTCCGGAGGGGAGATATACGGACTTTTAGGTCCTAATGGCGCCGGAAAAAGTACGACAATCCTGATGCTTACAGGACTTATCCTGCCGACATCAGGTGAATGCAGAATCGACGGGGTTGAGGTTTCAAAAAACCCAATTGCTGTAAAGAAAAAAATCGGATATATGCCTGAGGATGTAGGCTTTTATGCAAATCTCACTGCATTCGAAAACCTATCGTTCTTTGGAAATCTCTATGGTCTCCCGCAAAAAGAGCTTGAAGACAGGTGTGATGAACTGTTAAAACAGGTTGGTCTTTACGGTGTTTCAAAAACGGTTGGAGGATATTCAAAAGGGATGCGTCAAAGACTTGGAATTGCAAAGGCACAGTTAAACGATCCAACAGTAGTAATACTTGACGAACCAACTGCAAACCTTGATCCACAGGGCGTTTCTGATTACAGGAGAATTATAAAGAACATTGCAAAACAGGATAAAACAGTCCTTGTATCGTCCCACATTCTCTCTGAAATCTCCAAAGTATCCACTAAAATAGGTATTCTTCAGAAAGGCCGCCTGGTAAGGGAAGGCTCATGGGAAGATTTTTCATCAGGAATCGAGATGATGAATCTCTCAGAAATAAGGATAAATGTTGAGACAAAAGACCCGATGCCTGAAATCTCACATCCGAAAATAATCTCTGCAGAGTACAAAAACGAGAATAAAACTGCATTAATCACTGCAAAATCAGATATTCGTGAGGATATATCCGGATTTTTGTATGACAAAAAAATCATTCTTAAAAATCTCTCACTTGACTCAACAACACTTGAAGATGCAATTCTTACCTACTACAATACAGGAGTGTCTGAATCATGA
- a CDS encoding acetate--CoA ligase family protein has translation MPAELMLETDAYSLLRSADIDVPKHRLAKNCTEAVEASKITGFPLVIKISSSDIAHKSDVGGVVTDICDEKELIFEYNSLLMRVKEQAPDAHINGVVVAEQISAGTEVFIGGTFDPSFGKVISFGTGGTLVELWKDVSFRLTPLNENKIKSMIEETKISAVLHGFRGTAPLNMDALIKIIKNLSKLFEENDSIISFDINPVVLSTERAVCVDARFITDINSKKKERILPAKPLHADVFKPKSIAVAGASPVAGKVGYFVMQNLLEFKGEVFPVNPGREEIFGMRAFKKVSDIKKSTGKTPDWLIVAVPAVAVLGVIEDAGEAGVKFAVIISAGFKETGEKGAKLEEEIIKTAKKYNMRIAGPNCLGVMIPDMNLNATFGPALPKPGPVGFISQSGAIISAVADRDITGNVGLSAIISVGNQSDLSFSDYMHALAEDGKTKAVVLYIEELVSGRRFLEDVQKIIHKIPVAAIKSGRSKKGSAAARSHTGSLAGSWEVYKEAFKTAGIVTAPSITRAFQTAGLLASEGWPKGNRAVVVTSAGGFAVLSADYAEDNNIELIELDNCLKSELNAVLPFGWSGNNPIDMVGDAGDKRYAQTLDILIRHQDKWDIAFIAAAPVTSIDPVRLSKEIVRFSKQTEKMVVGCLIGGDSIKPGLKILNESNVPNFSELSDAFSATGDCIKAAREAGFFSNEDI, from the coding sequence ATGCCCGCTGAACTTATGCTGGAGACTGATGCATATTCTCTTTTGAGATCTGCAGATATTGACGTTCCAAAACATCGCCTCGCAAAAAATTGCACTGAGGCGGTTGAAGCTTCAAAAATTACCGGATTTCCTCTTGTTATCAAGATATCATCTTCTGATATTGCCCATAAAAGTGATGTAGGAGGAGTTGTAACAGACATCTGCGATGAAAAAGAGCTTATTTTTGAATACAACTCCCTATTAATGAGAGTTAAAGAGCAGGCACCAGACGCACATATAAACGGGGTTGTTGTTGCCGAGCAGATTTCAGCCGGGACTGAGGTTTTCATTGGCGGGACATTCGATCCATCATTTGGAAAGGTGATTTCGTTTGGAACCGGTGGAACTTTAGTTGAACTTTGGAAGGACGTCTCATTCAGGCTGACTCCCCTAAATGAAAATAAAATAAAATCAATGATTGAAGAGACAAAAATCTCCGCTGTTTTGCACGGATTTAGGGGCACAGCACCCTTAAACATGGATGCTCTTATAAAAATTATAAAAAATCTCTCAAAGCTCTTTGAAGAAAATGACAGCATTATTTCATTTGACATAAATCCGGTTGTTCTTAGCACTGAGCGTGCAGTATGTGTTGACGCACGCTTTATAACTGACATAAACTCCAAAAAAAAGGAGAGAATTTTGCCTGCAAAACCTCTCCACGCTGATGTTTTCAAACCAAAATCAATAGCAGTTGCAGGTGCATCTCCGGTTGCCGGAAAAGTCGGATATTTTGTGATGCAAAATCTTTTAGAATTTAAAGGAGAGGTATTTCCTGTAAATCCCGGCCGTGAGGAAATATTTGGGATGCGGGCTTTCAAAAAAGTTTCAGACATAAAAAAGTCGACCGGGAAAACTCCTGACTGGCTGATAGTTGCTGTTCCTGCAGTGGCTGTATTGGGTGTAATTGAAGATGCAGGAGAAGCAGGTGTTAAATTTGCAGTCATAATATCTGCAGGGTTTAAGGAAACCGGAGAAAAAGGCGCTAAACTTGAAGAAGAAATTATTAAAACGGCTAAAAAATATAACATGCGCATTGCAGGACCAAACTGTCTCGGAGTAATGATTCCTGATATGAACCTTAATGCAACATTTGGTCCTGCACTTCCAAAACCAGGCCCTGTCGGATTTATATCTCAAAGCGGAGCTATAATATCTGCTGTCGCCGATAGGGACATCACCGGAAATGTAGGGCTTTCTGCCATAATATCAGTTGGAAACCAGTCAGATCTTTCATTTTCTGATTACATGCATGCACTGGCAGAAGACGGGAAAACAAAGGCTGTTGTCCTCTATATAGAAGAGCTTGTCTCAGGACGGAGATTTTTGGAGGACGTTCAAAAAATAATCCATAAAATACCTGTTGCCGCAATAAAATCAGGGAGATCAAAGAAAGGAAGCGCCGCCGCCCGTTCACATACAGGCTCGCTTGCCGGAAGCTGGGAAGTATATAAAGAAGCCTTCAAAACTGCAGGAATCGTAACTGCTCCATCAATTACAAGAGCTTTTCAGACAGCCGGACTTTTAGCATCGGAAGGATGGCCAAAGGGAAACCGTGCAGTTGTTGTTACAAGTGCCGGAGGGTTTGCGGTACTTTCTGCCGATTACGCAGAAGATAACAATATCGAATTAATCGAACTTGACAATTGTCTAAAATCCGAATTAAACGCTGTTTTACCCTTTGGGTGGAGCGGAAATAATCCTATTGATATGGTAGGCGATGCAGGTGATAAAAGATATGCCCAGACACTTGATATTTTAATCCGACACCAGGATAAATGGGATATTGCATTTATTGCCGCGGCACCTGTAACCTCAATCGATCCTGTAAGGCTTTCAAAAGAGATCGTCAGGTTTTCAAAGCAGACTGAAAAAATGGTTGTAGGCTGTTTAATCGGCGGAGACAGTATAAAACCGGGACTTAAAATTCTGAATGAATCAAATGTTCCTAACTTTTCCGAGCTCTCAGATGCATTTTCAGCAACAGGAGACTGTATCAAAGCCGCCCGTGAGGCCGGATTTTTCTCTAACGAAGATATTTAA
- a CDS encoding ABC transporter permease gives MKKDAKSNGLIAISKKEFNDHIRSKKFLIIFAVIMIATITGMASGAVSYNEQIKSYSENMAISEDSAYLSSYWWSKPSVMTIFNSVGAIVASLGAVLGIAMGFDLITREKESKSLKILLSHPIYRDEVINGKAIGGITALVLALLITFVVSIALLLIFSIIPDFTEIQYIMLFGISAFLMIISYFAISLFMSTISENSGNALVYTLIIFIVLTGLFPMLMSGAVMDIIAGDSPEPPTESMIKMRSTHVSGSGSSSVVVTSKSESVESSVESSDYYDPYDTEEWRNYEEELQNYWQKRQAISDFFNLLSPTNNFQYISTYVTYPQIYKNMYSMSSIRVDEGGAEPEKAGIGDLLSDLMKNIIALIAFPAVFLGLSYVKFMRMDIR, from the coding sequence ATGAAGAAAGATGCTAAATCAAACGGACTAATTGCAATTTCAAAAAAAGAGTTCAACGATCATATCAGAAGCAAAAAGTTTTTGATAATCTTTGCAGTTATTATGATTGCGACAATTACAGGGATGGCAAGCGGCGCTGTAAGCTACAATGAACAGATAAAATCATATTCTGAGAATATGGCAATATCTGAAGATTCAGCATATTTAAGCTCATACTGGTGGTCAAAGCCATCTGTGATGACAATATTCAACAGTGTCGGAGCAATTGTCGCATCGTTAGGAGCAGTTCTCGGTATTGCGATGGGATTTGATCTAATCACTCGTGAAAAAGAGAGTAAATCACTAAAAATTCTTCTGTCGCACCCTATATATCGTGACGAAGTAATAAACGGAAAAGCTATTGGAGGAATTACAGCTCTTGTTCTGGCACTTTTAATAACATTTGTTGTTTCTATAGCACTTCTTTTGATATTCAGTATTATCCCTGATTTTACAGAGATTCAATACATTATGCTCTTTGGAATATCGGCATTTCTAATGATAATCTCATATTTTGCGATCTCGCTTTTCATGTCAACAATATCAGAGAACAGCGGAAATGCACTTGTATATACTTTAATTATATTCATTGTCTTAACAGGCCTTTTCCCGATGCTTATGTCAGGTGCAGTAATGGACATAATTGCCGGAGATTCGCCTGAACCTCCGACTGAATCTATGATAAAAATGAGAAGTACACATGTATCTGGTTCAGGTTCTTCTTCAGTTGTTGTAACATCAAAATCAGAAAGTGTTGAAAGCTCTGTTGAATCATCAGATTATTACGATCCTTACGATACAGAAGAATGGAGAAATTACGAAGAGGAACTTCAAAATTACTGGCAGAAAAGACAGGCAATATCCGACTTTTTCAACCTGTTGTCGCCGACTAACAACTTCCAGTACATCTCAACATATGTGACATATCCACAAATTTACAAAAACATGTATTCAATGAGTTCAATAAGAGTTGATGAGGGAGGAGCAGAGCCGGAAAAGGCAGGAATCGGAGATCTATTAAGCGATCTTATGAAAAACATAATTGCACTGATTGCATTTCCGGCAGTGTTTTTGGGACTTTCCTATGTAAAGTTCATGAGAATGGACATCAGATGA
- a CDS encoding AAA family ATPase, with the protein MKILKLRFSNLNSLYGEWNIDFTESSYLNDGIFAITGPTGSGKTTIMDAVCLALYGRTPRLGIISQGTNEIMSRKTGECFSEVLFESSKGKFLCHWSQKRSYLKPDGNLQTPKHEISDVSSGKILESSSKRMVLKAVEEVTGMDFERFTRSVMLAQGGFAAFLEAEPAERSPILEQITGTEIYSKISVKIHEKTKEEKDKLAVINAGIDAVALLSDEERELLLHEKANNLKDAKEVSERIKSLNESLNLISKINELKIELNQLEIKKADALKESEEFESDFLKLNRAKKAAEIEGVYQNYRYAAEQAEKAKTEYEKALRETDNLKKEIEILTKDLNSAEDTLNLSKKEFLSEKEKIERVNSLDNKISAEEKAYSDYKRRCESLRDKKESSNEAINRLKKSLEEKNKLLLKCLDYLQTNARDSEISEILGTIKIKFSNLSDYSKKRDEAKKRLFEIIANKKKCLSLLKEHTEALENQNNECQKAKETIRELEEKLTDILSGKDADSVQKEKIELERILFSINNLSELKIKENNCISQIDNLKDKNKILESKRNTIVASLENIEKSISAEERILKELEDKRVLAAKIESLEDERKNLKEGTPCPLCGSKKHPILDNSTEIPLISSDEFKIQKEKISSLNDSYLKAKEETANIKAEISQNENRISEYETLIAEIHSDTDLEILKSGDCHDDLRDKTSEYYNEISEGISQSLQLIKSKIEKSEELKKLLLSSKENLSSLKDSYYKSERDYNSAKNSFEALEKEEIFISDEINRLKEEIYKESKNLTALLSGFIRLPQVNYSPEEDNNSFGSKIELKTKKSEKYDLEKSDSDKYEYKSESFYISESENFTFNDFLAYSLDILNQLEERKENYKTKTFDKETLSKEILILEKEAENTLKLLEDTNEEISKVSDVFLKTKKELQNLRNQREILYGTKDPKEEEIKFSDKLQNAQESFDNIKGRIQTLQGSLKSKDRQKDELFTEKTRYSSTLMAKEMLFSDAVSDAGFETETEFSKALLPHEEIKNLELRRDEIEGKKKSIETMLSQRQKELIDKENNNNTEQSFDEISAEKSSAEENYKNLLSKTGAIDSRISENDKKVAELSEKLLIKNKQKEICNRWERLHSLIGSADGKKFRNFAQGLTFEIMIKNANRCLESMNDRYLLIQNPEKNLDLCVIDNYQAGEIRSTKNLSGGESFIISLALALGLSNMAGRNVKVDSLFLDEGFGTLDDDSLETAIDTLAGLKQDGKLIGVISHVSAIKERIPTKIEISKKNGGKSTLKGPGCQSL; encoded by the coding sequence ATGAAAATACTAAAACTTCGATTTTCAAACTTAAATTCACTTTACGGAGAATGGAATATTGATTTTACCGAATCTTCCTATTTAAATGATGGAATCTTTGCAATAACAGGCCCGACAGGCTCAGGCAAAACCACTATCATGGATGCCGTCTGTTTAGCACTTTACGGAAGAACTCCAAGACTTGGCATAATTTCTCAGGGCACAAATGAGATAATGTCGAGAAAAACAGGAGAATGCTTCTCAGAAGTTCTCTTTGAATCATCAAAAGGAAAATTTCTGTGCCACTGGAGTCAGAAAAGATCATATCTTAAGCCTGACGGAAACCTTCAGACTCCAAAGCATGAGATCTCAGATGTGTCTTCAGGAAAAATATTAGAGTCATCCTCTAAAAGAATGGTCTTAAAGGCTGTTGAAGAGGTGACAGGAATGGATTTTGAGAGGTTTACACGCTCTGTAATGCTCGCCCAGGGAGGTTTTGCTGCTTTTTTAGAGGCAGAACCGGCAGAAAGATCTCCTATACTTGAACAAATTACCGGAACAGAAATCTATAGCAAAATTTCTGTAAAAATCCATGAAAAGACAAAAGAGGAGAAGGACAAACTTGCAGTCATCAATGCCGGAATTGATGCAGTCGCACTTTTATCTGATGAAGAGAGGGAACTTCTCCTACATGAAAAAGCAAATAATTTAAAAGACGCAAAAGAGGTTTCAGAAAGGATTAAATCTTTAAATGAATCCTTAAATCTGATTTCAAAGATAAATGAACTTAAAATTGAGCTAAATCAACTTGAGATAAAAAAGGCAGATGCTTTAAAAGAGAGTGAGGAATTTGAGTCAGACTTTTTAAAGCTTAACAGGGCAAAAAAAGCGGCAGAGATTGAAGGTGTCTATCAGAATTACAGGTATGCCGCGGAACAGGCGGAAAAAGCTAAAACTGAATATGAAAAAGCACTTCGTGAGACTGATAACCTAAAAAAAGAGATAGAAATATTAACAAAAGATCTAAATTCCGCCGAAGATACCTTGAATTTAAGCAAAAAGGAATTTTTATCTGAAAAAGAAAAAATTGAAAGAGTCAATTCTCTTGATAATAAAATTTCAGCAGAAGAAAAGGCATACTCAGATTATAAAAGAAGATGTGAAAGCTTAAGAGATAAAAAAGAATCTTCAAACGAAGCTATAAATAGACTTAAAAAGTCTCTTGAAGAAAAAAATAAACTTCTTTTAAAATGTCTTGATTATCTTCAGACAAATGCCCGTGATTCAGAAATATCAGAAATTTTAGGCACCATAAAAATAAAATTTTCAAATCTGTCAGATTACAGTAAAAAAAGAGATGAAGCAAAAAAACGACTCTTTGAGATAATCGCCAATAAGAAAAAATGTCTTTCACTTTTAAAAGAACATACAGAAGCACTTGAAAATCAAAATAATGAATGCCAAAAAGCAAAGGAAACAATAAGAGAGCTTGAAGAAAAACTAACCGATATTTTATCCGGCAAAGATGCAGATTCAGTTCAAAAAGAAAAAATTGAGCTTGAAAGGATATTGTTCTCAATAAACAACCTCTCAGAGCTTAAAATAAAAGAGAATAACTGCATATCACAGATTGATAATCTGAAAGATAAAAACAAAATTCTTGAATCAAAGAGAAATACCATAGTTGCATCTTTAGAAAATATTGAAAAGAGTATTTCAGCAGAAGAGAGAATACTAAAAGAGCTTGAAGATAAGCGGGTTTTAGCTGCTAAAATTGAAAGTCTTGAAGATGAGCGAAAGAATTTGAAAGAAGGCACACCCTGCCCTCTCTGCGGCTCAAAAAAACACCCCATTCTTGATAATTCAACAGAAATTCCTCTCATTTCATCGGATGAATTCAAAATACAAAAAGAAAAAATATCCTCTCTTAATGATTCATATTTAAAGGCAAAAGAAGAGACTGCAAATATAAAAGCAGAGATTTCTCAAAACGAGAACAGAATTTCAGAATATGAAACCCTTATTGCAGAGATTCACTCAGATACAGATTTGGAAATTTTAAAGTCCGGAGATTGCCATGACGATTTGCGTGACAAAACTTCAGAATATTATAATGAAATAAGTGAAGGAATTTCACAAAGTCTTCAGCTGATAAAATCAAAAATTGAGAAATCAGAAGAACTCAAAAAACTGCTTTTATCTTCGAAGGAGAATTTGTCGTCATTAAAAGACTCATATTATAAATCAGAACGAGATTACAACAGTGCAAAAAACAGTTTTGAGGCTCTTGAAAAAGAAGAAATTTTCATCTCAGATGAAATTAACCGGTTAAAGGAAGAAATTTACAAAGAATCAAAAAATTTAACTGCTCTTTTATCAGGATTTATCAGACTTCCACAGGTAAACTATTCTCCTGAAGAAGACAATAACTCTTTTGGGAGCAAAATTGAATTAAAAACCAAAAAATCTGAGAAATATGATTTAGAAAAATCTGATTCAGATAAATATGAGTATAAATCTGAATCTTTTTACATTTCTGAATCTGAAAATTTCACTTTTAACGATTTTTTAGCTTATTCATTGGATATTTTAAATCAGCTTGAAGAAAGAAAAGAAAATTACAAAACCAAAACTTTTGATAAAGAAACCCTTTCAAAAGAGATTCTTATTCTTGAAAAAGAGGCTGAAAATACATTAAAACTGCTTGAAGATACAAACGAGGAGATATCAAAAGTCTCAGACGTTTTTTTAAAGACGAAAAAAGAACTTCAAAATCTTAGAAATCAGCGTGAGATACTTTACGGCACCAAAGATCCAAAAGAAGAAGAGATAAAATTCTCAGATAAATTACAGAATGCACAGGAATCATTTGATAATATTAAAGGTCGCATCCAGACACTGCAGGGCTCACTTAAATCAAAAGACAGGCAGAAGGACGAACTTTTTACTGAAAAGACAAGGTATTCCTCAACACTGATGGCAAAAGAGATGCTCTTCTCAGATGCTGTATCGGATGCCGGATTTGAGACTGAAACGGAATTTTCAAAGGCTCTATTGCCACACGAAGAAATAAAAAATCTTGAATTAAGAAGAGATGAGATTGAAGGAAAGAAAAAAAGTATTGAAACAATGCTTTCTCAAAGGCAAAAAGAGCTGATAGATAAAGAAAATAATAACAACACAGAACAAAGTTTTGATGAGATTTCAGCGGAAAAATCCTCTGCTGAAGAAAATTACAAAAATTTGCTATCAAAAACCGGAGCAATTGATTCAAGGATCTCTGAAAACGATAAAAAAGTGGCGGAGCTTTCAGAAAAACTATTGATCAAAAACAAGCAAAAAGAGATCTGCAACAGATGGGAGCGTCTTCATTCACTAATAGGCTCTGCTGACGGCAAAAAATTCAGAAATTTTGCCCAGGGGCTTACCTTTGAGATAATGATAAAAAATGCAAACCGCTGTCTTGAGTCTATGAATGACAGGTACCTCCTCATCCAGAATCCTGAAAAAAACCTTGATCTTTGTGTCATTGACAACTACCAGGCAGGAGAAATCCGGTCAACCAAAAACCTTTCAGGAGGTGAAAGCTTCATAATCAGTCTTGCACTTGCACTCGGACTTTCAAATATGGCAGGAAGAAATGTGAAAGTTGATTCACTCTTCTTAGACGAAGGTTTTGGAACATTGGATGATGATTCGCTTGAAACTGCAATTGACACTCTGGCAGGACTTAAACAGGATGGAAAATTAATAGGGGTTATTTCACATGTTTCTGCAATAAAAGAGAGAATCCCCACAAAAATTGAAATCTCAAAGAAAAACGGCGGAAAGAGCACCCTGAAAGGCCCGGGATGTCAGTCACTTTGA